One segment of Leptospiraceae bacterium DNA contains the following:
- a CDS encoding MFS transporter, whose product MIKQILKWFLPAKPIQKLSDEEINKKYPVYRWHVLESTFIGYAAFYFVRNNLSVVSKEMGQALQYDKSQIGDILAVTAITYGIGKFVMGALSDRSDSRKFMSVGLLLTAIINFVFGAVENFHAHLFLWGLNGFIQGMGWPPCGRAIGHWYGLKERGSVFAIWNVAHNVGGGLVGMIAAFSASHWGWKSAFYVPGFLAIIASIYIYLRLKDTPQSEGLPPIEEYKNEKTLHATSEETERELGTKELLGKYIFTNKYLWLFAFANFFVYIVRYSMLDWGPTYLKEIKGASLTGGGFSIFILEFAGIGSTILMGWISDKLGGRRGMVSLLCMIPIFFAFGVIYYNPPGFLWIDLTMLGVIGFFVYPPVMLLGVAALDVSSKKAVGTAAGFVGLFGYIGRTTQAKGLGWLANNPVYGWNYVLYAILIATLLAIIFLGFTWNIKPKE is encoded by the coding sequence ATGATAAAACAAATTTTAAAATGGTTTTTACCTGCAAAACCGATTCAAAAACTTTCCGATGAAGAGATTAATAAGAAATACCCCGTATATAGATGGCATGTTTTGGAGTCCACATTTATTGGTTATGCTGCGTTTTACTTTGTTAGGAACAATCTTTCCGTTGTTTCTAAGGAAATGGGGCAAGCTCTCCAATACGATAAATCCCAAATAGGAGATATATTAGCAGTAACCGCAATTACATACGGAATTGGTAAGTTTGTAATGGGAGCGTTATCCGATAGAAGTGATTCTCGAAAATTCATGTCAGTAGGTTTATTACTTACTGCAATCATAAATTTTGTATTTGGTGCTGTAGAGAATTTTCACGCACATTTATTTTTATGGGGATTGAATGGATTTATACAGGGTATGGGATGGCCTCCATGCGGGCGCGCTATTGGGCATTGGTATGGTCTAAAAGAACGCGGGAGTGTATTCGCAATTTGGAATGTTGCGCATAACGTTGGAGGAGGGTTGGTTGGAATGATTGCGGCTTTTTCTGCTAGTCATTGGGGGTGGAAATCTGCTTTTTATGTTCCGGGCTTTCTTGCAATTATAGCGTCAATTTATATTTATTTACGATTAAAAGATACCCCACAATCAGAAGGCCTCCCGCCTATAGAAGAATATAAAAATGAAAAAACTTTACATGCTACCTCAGAAGAAACTGAGCGTGAGTTAGGAACGAAGGAACTTTTAGGGAAATATATATTTACCAATAAATATCTTTGGTTATTTGCTTTCGCTAATTTCTTTGTGTACATTGTAAGATACAGTATGTTAGATTGGGGACCGACGTATTTAAAAGAAATTAAGGGTGCTAGTTTGACAGGCGGAGGTTTTAGTATATTTATTTTGGAATTTGCAGGAATCGGTAGCACAATTTTAATGGGATGGATTTCTGATAAGTTAGGCGGTAGACGTGGAATGGTAAGTTTACTTTGTATGATTCCAATTTTTTTCGCATTTGGGGTAATTTACTATAATCCTCCTGGATTTCTTTGGATTGATTTAACTATGCTTGGAGTAATCGGATTTTTTGTTTATCCGCCGGTTATGTTATTAGGAGTTGCTGCTCTCGATGTAAGTTCAAAAAAAGCTGTTGGAACTGCAGCAGGTTTTGTAGGGTTATTTGGTTATATAGGACGGACAACACAAGCAAAAGGATTGGGTTGGCTTGCAAATAATCCTGTTTACGGTTGGAATTATGTACTCTATGCAATTCTTATAGCAACACTATTAGCAATTATATTTTTAGGATTTACTTGGAATATAAAACCGAAAGAATAA
- a CDS encoding haloacid dehalogenase-like hydrolase, whose amino-acid sequence MNLKTSLLHISIFLLILSCSGKSSLSYFPIDGFDSDTNLRIKSFLEETRHYPKRKVATFDGDGTVLGQAPHYMADECLYEVARDNPSKKPEVIQKMQKLSNVSIEYVQLRVKFFEGDSIEYLRDLGEKCYNKYYSGKVFKPMVDLIQLLKANEFEVWIITASPEAMYQKFLSKELQIPITNIVGIKSIVKDGNITGKMVEPVAQDHGKKEAIETFVQEKPLLVGGNSRGDKEMIEYSAKLKLIINPDEYIAEDQTESIAEYARKNNWVIAKIKDVPSPDFPYISSKIFNIKKNKTNE is encoded by the coding sequence ATGAATCTAAAGACTTCATTATTGCATATTTCTATTTTTCTATTAATTTTAAGTTGTAGTGGCAAATCTTCTCTTTCCTATTTTCCTATTGATGGATTTGATTCAGATACGAATTTAAGAATTAAATCCTTTTTAGAGGAAACTAGGCATTACCCAAAGCGGAAAGTTGCCACATTTGATGGAGATGGTACCGTACTAGGTCAAGCTCCTCATTATATGGCTGACGAGTGTCTCTATGAGGTTGCTCGCGATAATCCTTCCAAAAAACCTGAAGTGATTCAGAAAATGCAAAAATTATCAAATGTTTCAATTGAATATGTACAACTACGAGTAAAATTTTTTGAAGGTGATTCAATAGAATATCTTCGAGATTTAGGAGAGAAATGTTATAATAAATACTATTCTGGAAAAGTTTTTAAACCTATGGTAGATTTGATTCAACTTTTGAAAGCAAATGAGTTTGAAGTGTGGATTATCACTGCTAGCCCCGAAGCAATGTATCAAAAGTTTTTAAGCAAAGAATTACAAATTCCAATTACAAATATTGTAGGTATTAAATCCATTGTAAAGGATGGAAATATCACCGGAAAAATGGTAGAGCCAGTTGCACAGGACCATGGTAAAAAGGAAGCTATTGAAACATTTGTCCAAGAAAAGCCTCTGTTAGTTGGTGGAAATAGTCGCGGTGATAAGGAAATGATAGAATACAGTGCAAAATTAAAACTTATAATTAATCCGGATGAATACATCGCAGAAGATCAAACAGAAAGTATTGCAGAATATGCGAGAAAAAACAACTGGGTGATAGCGAAAATTAAAGATGTTCCGTCCCCTGATTTTCCGTATATCTCCTCTAAAATATTTAATATCAAAAAAAATAAAACCAACGAATAA